The following are encoded together in the Lathyrus oleraceus cultivar Zhongwan6 chromosome 3, CAAS_Psat_ZW6_1.0, whole genome shotgun sequence genome:
- the LOC127126146 gene encoding ubiquinone biosynthesis protein COQ4 homolog, mitochondrial isoform X1, translating into MVDGGRIKLKTWQQAAVAFGSAVGALLNPRRADLIAALGETTGKPAFERVLQRMKSSPEGRAVLLERPRVISANVGHAWDLPANTFGAAYARFMGSRNFSPDDRPPVRFMDTDELAYVAMRAREVHDFWHTLFDLPTNLIGESALKVIEFEQMYLPMCMMSVIGGTARFNEKQRKLFFQHYFPWAVRAGTQCNDLMCVYYEQHFHEDLEDVRRKLGIVPVPAVP; encoded by the exons ATGGTGGACGGCGGTAGAATCAAGCTGAAGACATGGCAGCAGGCAGCGGTGGCGTTTGGTTCGGCCGTCGGAGCGCTTTTGAATCCGCGAAGAGCTGATTTGATAGCGGCTCTTGGTGAAACAACGGGAAAACCTGCCTTTGAAAGGGTTCTTCAAAGGATGAAATCTTCCCCCGAAGGAAGG GCAGTACTGTTGGAGCGCCCTCGTGTTATATCTGCAAATGTAGGACATGCTTGGGATCTGCCAGCAAATACATTTGGTGCTGCCTATGCTAGATTTATGGGATCCAGGAACTTTTCACCAGACGATCGACCTCCTGTGCGGTTCATGGATACAGATGAGCTGGCCTATGTTGCCATGCGAGCTCGTGAAGTACATGACTTCTGGCATACCCTTTTTGACCTTCCTACTAACTTGATTGGGGAGTCAGCACTGAAAGTAATCGAGTTTGAACAGATGTATCTTCCTATGTGCATGATGTCTGTTATAGGGGGCACAGCAAGATTCAACGAAAAGCAGAGAAAATTGTTTTTTCAGCATTACTTCCCATGGGCTGTTCGTGCCGGCACACAGTGCAATGATCTAATGTGTGTATATTATGAGCAGCATTTTCATGAAGATTTGGAAGATGTTCGCAGAAAACTGGGAATTGTTCCGGTTCCTGCTGTTCCTTGA
- the LOC127126146 gene encoding ubiquinone biosynthesis protein COQ4 homolog, mitochondrial isoform X2, with protein MVDGGRIKLKTWQQAAVAFGSAVGALLNPRRADLIAALGETTGKPAFERVLQRMKSSPEGRVVLLERPRVISANVGHAWDLPANTFGAAYARFMGSRNFSPDDRPPVRFMDTDELAYVAMRAREVHDFWHTLFDLPTNLIGESALKVIEFEQMYLPMCMMSVIGGTARFNEKQRKLFFQHYFPWAVRAGTQCNDLMCVYYEQHFHEDLEDVRRKLGIVPVPAVP; from the exons ATGGTGGACGGCGGTAGAATCAAGCTGAAGACATGGCAGCAGGCAGCGGTGGCGTTTGGTTCGGCCGTCGGAGCGCTTTTGAATCCGCGAAGAGCTGATTTGATAGCGGCTCTTGGTGAAACAACGGGAAAACCTGCCTTTGAAAGGGTTCTTCAAAGGATGAAATCTTCCCCCGAAGGAAGGGTCG TACTGTTGGAGCGCCCTCGTGTTATATCTGCAAATGTAGGACATGCTTGGGATCTGCCAGCAAATACATTTGGTGCTGCCTATGCTAGATTTATGGGATCCAGGAACTTTTCACCAGACGATCGACCTCCTGTGCGGTTCATGGATACAGATGAGCTGGCCTATGTTGCCATGCGAGCTCGTGAAGTACATGACTTCTGGCATACCCTTTTTGACCTTCCTACTAACTTGATTGGGGAGTCAGCACTGAAAGTAATCGAGTTTGAACAGATGTATCTTCCTATGTGCATGATGTCTGTTATAGGGGGCACAGCAAGATTCAACGAAAAGCAGAGAAAATTGTTTTTTCAGCATTACTTCCCATGGGCTGTTCGTGCCGGCACACAGTGCAATGATCTAATGTGTGTATATTATGAGCAGCATTTTCATGAAGATTTGGAAGATGTTCGCAGAAAACTGGGAATTGTTCCGGTTCCTGCTGTTCCTTGA